The following are from one region of the bacterium genome:
- a CDS encoding SDR family NAD(P)-dependent oxidoreductase, translating to MGELEGKTAIITGAGSREGIGFAVARALAQEGARVALADLCRDLDSPGYYKLPTREDLDKTAWELSSLGVKTMAVQLDVTSQESVQEMVRSVVEELGGIHILVNNAGGAPGPGPLHLMEESAWRKTLEINLHGTFLVSRAVVAQMLQQGKGGAIVNVASKAGKVPRAFAGAYCVAKAAVIMLTRVQALELAAHGIRVNAVCPAQIETPLERWSWELEARVLGKQLDQVRQEKLSQIPVGRLGAPRDVAEAVRFLVSDRASYMTGQAINITGGQLMIL from the coding sequence ATGGGAGAGCTGGAGGGCAAGACAGCTATAATCACAGGGGCTGGCAGCAGGGAGGGGATCGGGTTTGCCGTGGCCAGGGCCTTGGCTCAGGAGGGGGCTAGGGTGGCCTTGGCAGATCTTTGTAGAGATCTGGATTCTCCGGGTTACTACAAGCTTCCCACTCGGGAGGATCTGGATAAGACGGCCTGGGAGCTAAGCTCCTTAGGGGTCAAGACAATGGCGGTGCAGCTGGATGTGACATCTCAGGAATCGGTTCAAGAAATGGTCCGCTCTGTGGTGGAGGAGTTGGGGGGGATACACATACTGGTCAACAACGCAGGGGGCGCTCCAGGGCCAGGACCACTTCATCTCATGGAGGAGTCTGCCTGGAGAAAAACCCTGGAGATAAATCTTCACGGCACCTTTCTGGTATCCAGGGCCGTGGTGGCTCAGATGCTTCAACAGGGAAAGGGAGGGGCCATCGTGAACGTGGCCTCCAAGGCCGGCAAGGTGCCCAGAGCCTTTGCAGGCGCCTACTGTGTTGCCAAGGCCGCGGTGATAATGCTTACAAGGGTCCAGGCTCTGGAGCTGGCAGCCCATGGCATAAGGGTCAATGCAGTGTGCCCTGCCCAGATAGAGACCCCTTTGGAGCGTTGGAGCTGGGAGCTGGAGGCCAGAGTATTGGGAAAACAACTGGATCAGGTACGCCAAGAAAAGCTCTCCCAGATACCTGTGGGGAGATTGGGTGCTCCCAGGGATGTGGCCGAGGCCGTACGGTTCCTCGTCTCTGATCGGGCCTCTTATATGACCGGCCAGGCCATAAACATAACAGGCGGCCAGCTCATGATCCTTTGA
- a CDS encoding DASS family sodium-coupled anion symporter produces the protein MCILGTAVVLYWLVGHLWNPPLLYTPSGEAIDLSPQAQRAMGVLVATILLWITEAIPFAVTALLALILTPVLGVTEGLSAGGAGSTVHGIPQGLDILLQWGFGNRIVIFFLGVFLITAAIQRSDLGKRMALSLLILVGPSTSRVLMAFLVGGTLLSMWITDMAVSALLLPIGVGLLERAGMRPHESSFGKALMISCSWGATFGGIGTPAGCGPNPIAIAFLNDLAGVRVSFLDWMKLGVPSALILVPMGWWVLMMLFPPETKKLPFSREELRAEKRAMGAMGSKEKRTLMVFLVVAILWVMEEPLGDITGVTLPMEWVSMAGGIALFLPGLRVLSWKEAEELVPWGAILLVLASLSIGMITYRTGAARWMAWMVLGWIQNVIPAVQVAVVLAGVMGMKVFLASNTVSGIILIPLLIQLSKDLGVDPWLLVAPAAFSSSLGLVLVTQTPTHVIPYTSGYFTMREFAWAGAIMSLLMVITLTFTLVAAGALWGVYRI, from the coding sequence TTGTGCATCCTGGGCACAGCCGTGGTGCTCTACTGGCTGGTGGGGCACCTATGGAATCCTCCTTTGCTTTACACGCCCTCCGGGGAGGCCATAGATCTGAGTCCCCAGGCACAAAGGGCAATGGGAGTGCTGGTTGCTACCATCCTGCTTTGGATCACCGAGGCAATCCCATTTGCGGTCACGGCTCTTCTTGCACTGATTTTGACACCGGTTCTGGGGGTTACAGAAGGGCTCAGTGCAGGAGGCGCTGGCTCCACAGTCCATGGGATCCCCCAGGGGCTGGACATACTTCTTCAATGGGGCTTTGGGAATCGTATAGTCATCTTCTTCCTGGGCGTTTTTCTCATAACTGCTGCCATTCAGAGATCTGACCTGGGAAAGAGAATGGCTCTGAGCCTCCTGATTCTGGTGGGACCATCCACATCCAGAGTTCTCATGGCCTTTTTGGTTGGGGGCACGCTCTTGTCCATGTGGATCACGGACATGGCGGTATCAGCTCTTCTTTTACCCATAGGGGTGGGGCTCCTGGAGAGGGCCGGCATGAGACCCCATGAGAGCAGTTTTGGGAAGGCCCTCATGATCTCTTGCTCCTGGGGGGCCACCTTTGGGGGCATAGGCACTCCTGCAGGCTGCGGGCCCAACCCCATAGCCATTGCTTTCTTGAATGATCTGGCCGGGGTCAGGGTGAGTTTTCTGGACTGGATGAAGCTGGGTGTTCCCAGCGCCTTGATACTTGTTCCCATGGGCTGGTGGGTTCTCATGATGTTGTTCCCGCCCGAGACCAAGAAGCTTCCTTTTTCCAGGGAGGAACTCAGGGCCGAAAAACGGGCCATGGGGGCCATGGGGTCCAAGGAAAAGAGGACACTGATGGTTTTCCTGGTGGTGGCCATCCTCTGGGTCATGGAAGAGCCATTGGGGGACATCACTGGTGTAACCCTTCCCATGGAATGGGTCTCCATGGCAGGGGGAATTGCCCTCTTTCTTCCCGGACTAAGGGTACTTTCCTGGAAAGAGGCCGAGGAGCTTGTGCCATGGGGGGCCATACTCCTTGTTCTGGCAAGTCTATCCATAGGCATGATCACTTACAGGACAGGCGCTGCTCGTTGGATGGCATGGATGGTGCTGGGCTGGATCCAGAACGTAATCCCTGCAGTGCAGGTGGCAGTGGTCTTGGCAGGAGTCATGGGCATGAAAGTCTTTTTGGCCAGCAACACCGTAAGCGGCATCATATTGATTCCCCTTCTCATCCAGCTCTCCAAGGATCTGGGTGTGGACCCATGGCTGCTGGTAGCCCCTGCTGCCTTCAGCTCCTCTTTGGGGCTCGTGCTGGTGACACAGACTCCCACTCATGTGATTCCTTACACATCCGGTTACTTCACCATGCGGGAGTTCGCGTGGGCAGGAGCCATCATGAGCCTGTTGATGGTTATAACCCTGACCTTCACTCTGGTGGCTGCAGGAGCATTGTGGGGAGTGTACAGGATCTGA
- a CDS encoding alcohol dehydrogenase catalytic domain-containing protein — MLAAVYRKEMRGLRIEELPEPALGPGQVRVRVCYASICGSDLFLVGSGQLPEGTILGHEMSGQVDGLGEAVQGLSLGDNVIVRPIGCGVCPACSRQEENLCPKRLAIGLGVLPGAFAERLVVPQGMVIPVPEGLDLAMAALAEPLATALHGIRLAGIGPGERVAVLGAGGIGLCAVAVLGAMGVEKILVSEPQEGRRRRALALGASRVVDPIKEDLYRAVSSWCDGQELGAALECAGSLDALRQAMEMVSPGGKVVLIGLPKGKMEWAPAMAMLKQLRFQGSYANTQRECRECLEMLSAGRLQVREVIQGMITLEELPVKIESLLQRPGDGKVLVELRARPG, encoded by the coding sequence ATGCTGGCTGCTGTCTATAGAAAGGAGATGAGGGGACTCAGAATCGAAGAGCTTCCTGAGCCTGCCTTGGGGCCTGGGCAGGTCAGGGTGAGAGTTTGTTACGCCTCCATATGCGGCTCTGATCTTTTTCTTGTGGGCTCAGGCCAGTTACCCGAGGGCACCATCCTGGGCCACGAGATGAGCGGGCAGGTAGATGGCCTGGGAGAGGCAGTACAGGGGCTCTCATTGGGTGATAATGTAATAGTCAGACCCATTGGTTGCGGTGTGTGCCCTGCCTGCTCCAGGCAAGAGGAGAATCTCTGCCCCAAGAGGCTGGCCATAGGCCTCGGGGTCCTACCTGGGGCCTTTGCCGAGAGGCTGGTTGTCCCCCAGGGGATGGTCATTCCAGTTCCAGAGGGCCTGGACCTGGCCATGGCAGCCCTGGCAGAGCCCCTTGCCACGGCTCTTCACGGGATTCGCCTGGCTGGAATAGGGCCTGGGGAGAGGGTTGCGGTCCTGGGAGCAGGCGGCATAGGACTGTGCGCAGTGGCCGTGTTGGGAGCCATGGGAGTGGAGAAGATCCTGGTTTCCGAGCCGCAGGAAGGCCGAAGGAGAAGGGCGCTGGCCCTGGGTGCCTCCCGGGTCGTTGACCCAATCAAGGAAGACCTGTACAGGGCGGTTTCTTCCTGGTGTGATGGCCAGGAACTGGGGGCAGCCCTGGAGTGCGCTGGGAGCCTGGATGCTTTGAGACAGGCCATGGAGATGGTGAGTCCCGGAGGAAAGGTAGTGCTCATAGGGCTCCCCAAGGGGAAAATGGAATGGGCCCCTGCCATGGCGATGCTCAAACAGCTGAGATTTCAGGGCTCATACGCCAATACTCAGAGGGAGTGCAGAGAATGTCTGGAGATGCTCTCAGCCGGGCGGCTGCAGGTAAGGGAGGTGATCCAGGGCATGATAACCCTGGAGGAGCTCCCGGTCAAAATAGAGAGCTTGCTTCAAAGGCCTGGGGACGGGAAGGTGCTGGTAGAGCTCAGAGCAAGACCAGGTTGA
- a CDS encoding thiamine pyrophosphate-binding protein — protein sequence MAERIAGEVLMETLAEMGVRRIFAIPDGTYNICFKWVQEHGEAKDVKFITPRHEAAGAHMADGWFRVTGTPTVVMAGAGPGAANLISGVIAAQVEEVPMVVITSQRRTSVIQPPRGAMQVFDQGGAYSAVTKASFQVLKPERLPELLHKAFSLAQSDVPGPVHLDIPEDILNGTFNWQQEKPLPVQPVIPGGDPQAIKEAARLLWEANTPMIHAGGAVLKSGAWEELRELAEYLGAPVSTSPAGRGAIAEDHPLCVPTLCIGARVALAQSDLCLALGCRFGELEFWGRPPLWAQPESQKLIHVHIAAQRLGENRKPDIAILGHLKPVLRGLLLELERLGPPRPQQERMAAIRQTIQAWEKDLKARYFQDKVPLIPGRVIQEVRSFFPREAIMVMDGGNTCLWCVHLHPVLEPRTFLWTSEFGHLGTGLPYAIGAKLAQPQKTVYLISGDSAFGFNLQELETAKRVGASIVAVVMVDGAWGMEKASQRRVFGNDSFLNCDHEPLRYDLVAQAMGCFGAYVREPGEIRPALEAAVASALPAVLHVEVDPAANVDPPGMELWVGSHAG from the coding sequence ATGGCAGAAAGAATTGCTGGTGAGGTCCTAATGGAGACTCTGGCAGAGATGGGTGTTCGGAGAATCTTCGCGATTCCCGACGGGACTTACAACATATGTTTCAAGTGGGTCCAAGAGCATGGAGAGGCAAAGGACGTTAAGTTCATAACCCCAAGACACGAGGCAGCAGGAGCCCACATGGCTGACGGCTGGTTTCGGGTCACGGGAACTCCCACGGTGGTAATGGCAGGGGCCGGTCCTGGGGCGGCTAATCTCATATCAGGGGTCATTGCCGCCCAGGTGGAGGAGGTGCCCATGGTTGTCATCACATCCCAGAGAAGGACCTCGGTGATCCAACCTCCGCGTGGGGCCATGCAGGTCTTCGACCAGGGGGGGGCTTACTCGGCCGTTACAAAGGCCAGCTTTCAGGTCTTGAAGCCAGAGAGGTTGCCAGAGCTGCTTCACAAGGCTTTTTCTTTGGCGCAAAGCGATGTCCCGGGTCCGGTTCACCTGGACATACCCGAAGACATCCTAAATGGAACCTTCAACTGGCAGCAAGAGAAACCCCTGCCAGTGCAACCTGTTATTCCAGGGGGGGATCCTCAGGCCATAAAAGAGGCCGCCCGCCTTCTGTGGGAAGCCAATACCCCAATGATCCATGCTGGTGGGGCTGTCTTGAAGTCAGGAGCCTGGGAGGAGCTCAGGGAGCTGGCAGAGTACCTTGGGGCTCCTGTGAGCACTTCCCCGGCAGGCCGAGGAGCCATTGCCGAGGACCATCCCCTCTGTGTGCCCACCCTGTGCATAGGGGCCAGGGTGGCCCTGGCCCAGTCGGATCTTTGCCTGGCCCTGGGATGCCGTTTTGGGGAACTGGAGTTCTGGGGCAGGCCGCCTCTGTGGGCCCAGCCGGAGTCCCAAAAGCTGATTCATGTGCATATAGCGGCCCAGAGGCTGGGGGAGAACAGGAAGCCTGATATCGCAATCTTGGGACATTTGAAGCCTGTGCTCAGAGGCTTGCTGCTGGAGCTGGAGCGGCTGGGACCTCCTAGACCCCAACAGGAACGTATGGCGGCAATAAGGCAGACCATCCAGGCCTGGGAAAAAGACCTGAAAGCACGTTACTTCCAGGACAAGGTTCCCTTGATCCCGGGCAGGGTCATCCAGGAGGTGCGCTCTTTTTTCCCAAGGGAGGCAATCATGGTGATGGATGGTGGGAACACATGTCTTTGGTGCGTGCATCTCCACCCTGTGTTGGAGCCCAGAACCTTCCTCTGGACCTCTGAGTTCGGGCACCTGGGAACAGGGCTCCCATACGCCATAGGGGCAAAGTTAGCCCAGCCTCAAAAAACGGTTTACCTGATATCCGGAGACAGCGCCTTTGGCTTCAACCTGCAGGAACTGGAGACCGCAAAAAGAGTTGGCGCCTCCATAGTGGCTGTGGTCATGGTGGACGGAGCCTGGGGGATGGAAAAGGCATCCCAAAGAAGGGTGTTCGGAAACGACTCTTTTCTCAACTGTGACCATGAGCCCCTTCGTTATGATCTAGTGGCCCAGGCCATGGGCTGTTTTGGAGCATATGTGAGGGAGCCGGGAGAGATAAGGCCGGCACTGGAGGCTGCGGTGGCCAGCGCGCTGCCGGCGGTGCTCCACGTGGAGGTGGATCCTGCGGCCAATGTTGATCCACCAGGAATGGAGCTTTGGGTTGGAAGCCATGCCGGCTGA
- a CDS encoding MFS transporter, translated as MSQDSEIRAAESKERLYRLEGGRALYLLILLCLTYLFDYADRMVVGSLIPFIKRDWGLSDQELGSLTSVIYVTIALFVLPLSLVVDRWSRRKMISIMVFFWSMATLACAFARNYGELIWARAMVGLGEAGYAPAGTAVLAAAYPVQVRARTMGIWNAFIPLGAAVGFLVGGYIGQNWGWRHAFGLVALPGLVLAVLFWFTKDYRTVALAEQEMGAKPVAVAGLWPSVKELVAIPTLWFVYLAFAMNTAITTCMMTWLPSYFHRFHNMSEQKAGTMAAGLALLVLVGAPLGGFLADRWRKTRLDARMVFSGITSLVSAILLALAFILPNTPAFAPLLVAFGILTVCYVAPSAAVTQDVVHPGLRALSYGLCVICQHLLGGAWSPMLIGRVSDEIGLDKALLVIPLFGLVASALLLVGSKGYVRDLHRVKSVELLEE; from the coding sequence GTGAGCCAGGACAGCGAGATCCGTGCGGCCGAGAGCAAAGAGAGGCTCTACAGGCTCGAGGGTGGCAGAGCCCTTTATCTTCTGATCCTTCTTTGCCTCACTTACCTCTTTGATTACGCGGACAGGATGGTGGTGGGTTCCCTGATCCCCTTCATCAAGAGGGATTGGGGCCTTTCGGACCAGGAGCTGGGCTCCTTGACGAGCGTGATCTACGTGACCATAGCTCTTTTTGTTCTTCCACTCTCCTTGGTTGTTGACCGCTGGAGCCGAAGGAAGATGATTTCCATCATGGTCTTCTTTTGGAGCATGGCCACACTGGCCTGCGCCTTTGCCCGCAACTACGGGGAGCTCATCTGGGCCAGGGCCATGGTGGGACTGGGAGAGGCAGGTTATGCTCCTGCGGGAACGGCCGTATTGGCTGCTGCATACCCGGTGCAGGTCAGGGCCAGGACCATGGGAATCTGGAATGCCTTCATACCCCTTGGAGCTGCCGTGGGCTTCCTGGTTGGAGGCTACATTGGCCAGAACTGGGGGTGGCGACACGCCTTCGGGCTGGTGGCCCTGCCAGGACTAGTCCTGGCAGTCTTGTTTTGGTTCACCAAGGACTACAGGACAGTGGCACTCGCCGAACAGGAGATGGGAGCTAAGCCCGTTGCCGTGGCAGGACTCTGGCCTTCTGTCAAGGAGCTGGTGGCAATTCCCACCCTCTGGTTCGTGTACCTGGCCTTTGCCATGAACACTGCCATAACCACCTGCATGATGACCTGGCTGCCATCCTACTTTCACAGGTTCCACAACATGAGTGAACAGAAGGCAGGCACCATGGCAGCAGGGCTTGCGCTGCTGGTGTTGGTGGGAGCCCCACTGGGAGGGTTTCTGGCAGACAGGTGGAGAAAGACCAGGCTGGATGCCAGGATGGTATTTTCGGGGATCACCTCACTGGTCTCGGCGATTCTCCTGGCTCTGGCCTTTATACTGCCTAACACACCGGCTTTTGCCCCTCTTCTTGTGGCCTTCGGGATCTTGACGGTTTGTTACGTGGCCCCTTCTGCGGCCGTGACACAGGACGTGGTGCACCCGGGATTGAGGGCCCTTTCATACGGGCTGTGCGTCATTTGCCAGCACCTCCTGGGTGGAGCATGGTCGCCCATGCTCATAGGAAGGGTTTCGGATGAGATTGGTCTTGACAAAGCTTTGCTGGTCATACCCTTGTTTGGCCTTGTGGCATCTGCTCTTCTGCTTGTGGGATCCAAGGGCTATGTGAGGGACCTCCATCGGGTAAAGAGCGTAGAGCTTCTGGAGGAATGA
- the lhgO gene encoding L-2-hydroxyglutarate oxidase codes for MQPKLWDVVVVGGGIVGVSTAMALLGGQNLSLLLMEAEDGLAAHQTGHNSGVIHSGLYYRPGSLKALNCTRGREAMYRFCQEQGIPYERCGKLVVAVEPREIPRLEELERRGKANGLVDLKRIGPEQIREYEPHASGMAALWVGETGIVDFSQVTKRFASVVQELGGEIRTSTRLLGVRKSGSLMILETTKGEVHCKGLVNCAGLQSDRIARMCGLRPGLRIVPFRGEYYEICPEKKDLLRGLIYPVPDPRFPFLGVHFTRTIHGVREAGPNAVLALKREGYTKTSISIRDAAESLMYMGFWRLALRYWKTGLGEMYRSFCKAGFVKALQRLMPEIRSEDLRAGGSGVRAQALSPEGNLLDDFFIQEAPGMIHVLNAPSPAATASISIGQSIASRVGRVLGLE; via the coding sequence ATGCAACCCAAGCTCTGGGATGTGGTAGTGGTGGGAGGGGGGATAGTGGGCGTATCTACGGCCATGGCCCTCCTTGGTGGTCAAAACTTGAGCCTTCTGCTCATGGAGGCAGAGGATGGCTTGGCAGCCCATCAGACAGGACACAACAGCGGTGTTATCCACTCAGGGCTTTATTACAGACCAGGCTCTCTAAAGGCGCTCAATTGCACAAGGGGAAGAGAGGCCATGTACCGCTTCTGCCAAGAGCAAGGGATTCCCTACGAGCGCTGTGGAAAGCTGGTTGTGGCAGTGGAGCCAAGGGAGATCCCTCGCCTGGAGGAACTGGAGAGAAGGGGTAAAGCCAATGGGCTGGTGGACCTAAAGAGAATAGGGCCAGAGCAAATCCGGGAATATGAACCCCATGCAAGTGGAATGGCCGCCTTGTGGGTGGGGGAAACAGGAATAGTGGATTTCTCGCAGGTCACCAAGCGATTCGCTTCCGTGGTGCAGGAGCTAGGTGGTGAGATAAGAACCTCCACACGGCTCCTGGGGGTGAGAAAGAGCGGCTCCCTTATGATTTTGGAGACAACAAAGGGGGAGGTCCATTGCAAGGGGCTTGTCAACTGCGCGGGGTTGCAGTCGGATCGCATAGCCAGGATGTGCGGCTTGCGCCCAGGGCTTCGCATAGTGCCCTTCAGGGGGGAGTACTATGAGATATGCCCAGAAAAGAAAGATCTCCTCAGAGGGCTCATCTACCCGGTTCCAGATCCCAGGTTCCCCTTTCTGGGAGTGCACTTCACCCGCACGATCCACGGAGTCAGGGAGGCTGGGCCCAATGCTGTCTTGGCCCTCAAGAGAGAGGGATACACCAAGACTTCCATAAGTATCAGGGATGCAGCTGAAAGCCTGATGTACATGGGCTTTTGGAGGTTGGCCTTGCGTTACTGGAAGACCGGCTTGGGTGAGATGTACAGGTCCTTTTGCAAGGCCGGCTTTGTCAAAGCACTCCAGAGGCTCATGCCCGAGATAAGATCTGAAGATCTAAGAGCCGGGGGCTCTGGGGTAAGGGCCCAGGCTTTGAGTCCAGAGGGCAATCTCTTGGATGATTTCTTCATCCAAGAGGCCCCTGGGATGATCCATGTGCTCAATGCGCCATCCCCTGCAGCCACGGCCTCCATAAGCATAGGCCAGAGCATTGCTTCCAGGGTGGGTCGGGTCTTGGGTCTTGAATGA
- a CDS encoding PAS domain-containing protein, with protein MRASKNWELEQTQLELLEQICAGITVLDLDGKIRYYNREAARILDRKPEYIGQEVTHCHKKQDTIQRIQEMMVSFREGRQEPFHWEIERFGRRLLISFSPLRSGGCLVGCIHMAVVKPS; from the coding sequence ATGAGAGCCTCGAAGAATTGGGAGTTGGAGCAAACCCAACTGGAACTTCTGGAGCAGATCTGTGCAGGCATAACAGTGCTGGATCTGGATGGAAAAATAAGATACTACAACAGGGAGGCGGCCCGCATTCTGGACCGAAAGCCCGAATATATCGGCCAGGAAGTGACGCATTGTCACAAAAAACAAGATACCATCCAAAGGATCCAGGAAATGATGGTCTCCTTCCGAGAAGGCAGGCAGGAGCCTTTTCACTGGGAAATAGAAAGATTCGGAAGAAGGCTGCTCATAAGCTTCTCGCCGCTAAGATCAGGGGGCTGTCTTGTGGGGTGCATCCACATGGCGGTGGTAAAGCCTTCCTGA
- a CDS encoding SDR family NAD(P)-dependent oxidoreductase has protein sequence MLGDMDEMVAVVTGGTRGIGLGIAEALARRGASVALTYHKDHVWARKAMERLEPFLESGRKALLLQGDVGDPDVVRSHCNRVRDELGKVSVLVNNAGVMTPRSFGDIGLEEWEMTLRTNLSGAFYWTSGVVGDMEAMGFGRIVNISSIAARGGGVVGAHYAASKAALLGFTKYLAKELGPRGITVNAIAPAFIEDAGIFTSWSHQQKKALLQKVVVPRLGLVEDVVRAFEFFLDSPFVTGITLDVNGGAFMP, from the coding sequence GTGTTGGGGGACATGGATGAGATGGTGGCTGTGGTAACAGGAGGTACCAGAGGAATCGGGCTTGGTATAGCTGAAGCTTTGGCCCGGCGAGGAGCTTCAGTGGCCCTTACATACCACAAGGACCATGTTTGGGCCCGCAAGGCCATGGAGAGATTAGAGCCCTTCCTTGAGTCCGGCAGAAAGGCCCTTCTCCTTCAGGGGGATGTGGGAGACCCAGATGTTGTGAGAAGCCATTGCAACAGAGTCAGGGATGAGCTGGGCAAGGTTTCGGTGCTTGTGAACAATGCCGGAGTCATGACTCCAAGGAGCTTTGGTGACATAGGCCTGGAGGAATGGGAGATGACTTTGCGCACCAATCTCTCAGGAGCCTTTTACTGGACATCAGGGGTTGTGGGGGACATGGAAGCCATGGGATTCGGCCGCATAGTAAACATCTCCTCCATAGCCGCCAGGGGCGGGGGAGTGGTGGGAGCCCACTACGCTGCCTCCAAGGCAGCATTGCTTGGCTTTACCAAGTACCTGGCCAAAGAGCTGGGCCCCAGAGGAATCACCGTAAATGCCATTGCCCCGGCCTTCATAGAAGACGCAGGCATCTTCACCTCCTGGAGCCACCAGCAGAAAAAGGCCCTGCTCCAGAAGGTTGTGGTGCCACGCCTGGGGCTTGTGGAGGATGTGGTAAGGGCTTTCGAGTTTTTCCTGGACTCCCCTTTTGTCACTGGAATCACCCTGGATGTAAACGGGGGGGCCTTCATGCCATGA
- a CDS encoding M20 family metallopeptidase, translated as MGLLRGARPGPTVMLRADMDALPIEEETGLEFASLNPGVMHACGHDGNMAMALGAAKVLSSFTDGLQGNVKFVFQPAEEGASGAKPMIQEGVMENPKVQWALGCHLWPGLPQGSVGVKAGPLMAAMDRFDIRILGRGGHGAMPHLCVDALEVGSQVVGALQRIVSRQMNPMCPAVVTVGTFHAGTAFNIIPEVAELSGTTRTFDSGVWESWPERMERVVDGVCRAMGAHYEFRYSKGCPPLVNDQEVAKLIAEVAAQVVGKQRVLEPEPTTTGEDMSWYLEKVPGCYFFLGIGQEGCAPLHNPRFQFQEDVMLTGVEILCRGALELLARSPKA; from the coding sequence GTGGGGCTTCTTAGGGGCGCCAGGCCTGGCCCCACGGTCATGCTGAGGGCGGACATGGATGCTCTGCCCATTGAAGAGGAAACGGGCTTGGAGTTTGCCTCCCTTAATCCGGGGGTGATGCATGCCTGCGGTCATGATGGGAACATGGCCATGGCCTTGGGTGCAGCCAAGGTCCTGTCCTCATTTACAGATGGCCTCCAGGGCAATGTGAAATTTGTATTCCAGCCTGCAGAGGAGGGCGCCAGCGGGGCAAAGCCCATGATCCAGGAGGGGGTGATGGAGAACCCCAAGGTGCAATGGGCCCTGGGATGCCATCTTTGGCCCGGCCTGCCCCAGGGGAGTGTGGGGGTCAAGGCAGGCCCTCTCATGGCAGCCATGGACAGGTTCGATATAAGGATCCTGGGCCGCGGTGGACACGGAGCCATGCCTCATCTTTGCGTTGACGCCCTGGAGGTGGGCTCTCAGGTGGTGGGGGCTCTCCAGCGCATAGTGAGCCGGCAGATGAACCCCATGTGTCCTGCAGTGGTCACAGTGGGTACGTTCCACGCAGGGACAGCCTTCAACATAATCCCTGAGGTGGCAGAGCTAAGCGGCACTACCCGGACCTTTGATAGTGGGGTTTGGGAGAGCTGGCCAGAAAGGATGGAGAGGGTAGTGGATGGGGTTTGCCGGGCCATGGGGGCCCATTACGAGTTCAGGTACTCCAAGGGATGCCCGCCCCTTGTCAATGATCAGGAAGTGGCAAAGCTGATTGCTGAGGTTGCGGCCCAGGTGGTGGGAAAACAGAGGGTGTTGGAGCCAGAGCCTACCACAACGGGCGAGGACATGTCCTGGTACCTGGAAAAGGTTCCTGGCTGCTATTTCTTCCTGGGGATCGGCCAAGAGGGTTGCGCCCCGCTTCATAACCCCAGGTTCCAGTTCCAGGAGGATGTCATGCTGACTGGAGTGGAGATCCTCTGCAGGGGGGCATTGGAGCTGCTGGCACGTAGCCCTAAGGCCTAG